The Alkalihalobacillus sp. LMS6 genomic interval AAGGGAGAAGGCGCCTAACTCTTCAATTTCTTCTTCCCCGAAACCTTGAATCATTGTTTGGCTTGTCATAAATGAAATAAATAAGAGTAAGAGACTAATCGTAATCATCGTAGAGACAAAAGCTGTAATGGATTTACTGCTCCATTCATTAATAATAAATAAGGTTGCCGCAGCAATGAGCGTACACGCAAGAAATGTAATGACGAGTGGGTTGGCATCAGGGTTTGTCATGAAGACAATTGATGCAAATAAAATAATAAAATTTAAAAACAACACCGCAAAAGAACGAGCCCCTTTTTTGCCGCCAATTGCCACCATTAGGATAAAAAGAATCAGCGTTAAGACGGTTAACACATTCATCCTCTCGCCCTCCTACTACGAACAAAAAAGATCGACAAGTACAGACCTACTGGGATCGCTAAAACAATGCCAATTCCTGCAACAAGTGCCCGAGCAATTTCTAACGAAAGATTGAGAGATAAGATGAAATCGAGTGGAGCTTGATTTCGGAAGTATAATAAAATACTTGGAATCGCGCCGCTTATATAGGCGAAAAACATAATATTAATCATTGCGCCCATCACATCTCGGCCTATTTCTAAGCCGGATGTTTTTAAAGTCGATTCGTCAATCGCTTCGTTTTCTTCGTACATACCAAAAATGGAAGCCGACATTGTAATGGAAACATCCATGACAGCCCCTAAAATGCCGATTAACACACCTGCCAAAAACACGGTATCATAAGGACGGGTTAAAAATTGCATTTCCTCAAATCGCAACCCTTGTCCATCTAATAAAGTGAGCACAAGATAGGCTAATGCCATCGTAATCGCCGTCACAATTAAAGTCGACAAGATTGCAGTGTACGTTTTTTCATTTGCGCCATTCACGAGAAGTAACGTTACGACTGTAAACAAAACCGCACTGACGGCACTAATCGGCAAAAGCCAATCATTTGATGTTTGAATGTACAGATCTAGTGCAAAGGACAGAATTAAACCATTCACTCCAAGCGAAATGGCGGAATAGAAGCCTTGTTTTTTGCCGACAGCCATTAATATAAATAAAAAGAACCAGCCGACAAGAACAAGATAATGATCTCGTTTGACATCAACGATTGTTCCGGATAAGCGTTCTTCTTCGTTAGATTCAAGAAAAACAAAGACATCATTTCCAGGCGAAAAAGAATGGTCGTACGCACCTGAGTCCGAGTATTGGTTCGTAAGTTCAATCATTTCTCCTTCTTGTTCGCCGTTTCGCAGTTCAGCCACGATAGCCTGCGTGTAAATCCTATCTTCATTATCAAATTGGTCAAAAATTGGTTCCTCATCATACGTAGTCGTTTCAAGTATTGTTGCAATCGGTCGGTCATAAAACGAATAATTGTTAAACACAAATAAAACAGAAGCGATCGCCAATAAGAAAAGTGCGAGGATCCATACGGAACGTCTTTTAAAAAATAGTAACGAATTCATGCTTTCGCCCAGCTTTCTTTTTCAATTCTGTTTACTTTATCAAGGAGCCACCAAAAAATCAATGTAAAAAACGCTCGCCTCATTTGAGAGGTCGAGCGTTGGAGGTTTATTCGTTTGCTGCCCACTCTTCGCGCAATAAGCCCATACGAATGGAGTCGTAATAATGCCCATTATAGTAGCGAACGTTTCGAATTCGTGCTTCTAACTTCATGCCGAGTCTTTCCGCAGCGTGAATCATACGAGTATTGCCAGACCACGTGGTGAGACCGACGCGAACATGATCTGTCGTCTGAAATAGGTGATCGATCCATAGTCGTAGGGCACGTGTTCCGAGACCTTTCCCCCAACGTTGAGCTTGATAAAAAATAATGCCCATTTCAAGCCAATGTTGCTGGACGTCTTCATAATAGTAGCTAACAGTTCCACAAATGTCTTGGTCCACGGTAATGACCCAACGATCAGACTGGTTCACCCACGAATCCTTTTTTGCGAGAAAGGATTCGTAAGACATGGATTGATGAGGGAAGTAAGGAGCGTCCCATTGTTTCCACTCAGGTTGTTCGTCCTTATAGATGAGTTCCCATAATGTCGCAAGATCTGATTCATTTATAGGACGTATTTCAAGTTCGTTATCCGTATACATTGGTTTCCTCTTTTCATTATTGAATCGAATACGATTGAAAAGAAGATGTGCGCTCTTACATTTCAATCCCCTTTGTATATGTAAGCTGTTTCAAAATCATCATCCCTTCCATCATTGTTAGAATAATCTTACCATCGAGATGGATGAAAAGAAACGATTCAAAAAGGATTAAAGAGAGCTGTCAAGTTTGGAGAGCGGCACGCGTTTTACGCGATTTTTTATTCTCAAGCTGTCATGCAGCTCTCAAAAGGTGACATTGGTTCATTTAATTAGATGACTTTTAACGATTGTGCAAGCCCACGTACAGCTTGTAGCTCCTTGTACGATATTAACACGGAACGAAAGACACGATTTCGAATCGAAATACTTTGGTGAAGCGTCTTTTCAAGTTCTTCAGGATAAGAAGAAGAGACATAGTAAATTAAATCTGCGTACGATAAATCTAGCTCTTTGCATGATTTGTGTTTCTTAAGAAGGTGATTCTGAATTTTGTTAATTAGCGTAAATGCTGTTTGGTTCTGTCTATGATTCATGATGATCCC includes:
- a CDS encoding YibE/F family protein is translated as MNSLLFFKRRSVWILALFLLAIASVLFVFNNYSFYDRPIATILETTTYDEEPIFDQFDNEDRIYTQAIVAELRNGEQEGEMIELTNQYSDSGAYDHSFSPGNDVFVFLESNEEERLSGTIVDVKRDHYLVLVGWFFLFILMAVGKKQGFYSAISLGVNGLILSFALDLYIQTSNDWLLPISAVSAVLFTVVTLLLVNGANEKTYTAILSTLIVTAITMALAYLVLTLLDGQGLRFEEMQFLTRPYDTVFLAGVLIGILGAVMDVSITMSASIFGMYEENEAIDESTLKTSGLEIGRDVMGAMINIMFFAYISGAIPSILLYFRNQAPLDFILSLNLSLEIARALVAGIGIVLAIPVGLYLSIFFVRSRRARG
- a CDS encoding GNAT family N-acetyltransferase is translated as MYTDNELEIRPINESDLATLWELIYKDEQPEWKQWDAPYFPHQSMSYESFLAKKDSWVNQSDRWVITVDQDICGTVSYYYEDVQQHWLEMGIIFYQAQRWGKGLGTRALRLWIDHLFQTTDHVRVGLTTWSGNTRMIHAAERLGMKLEARIRNVRYYNGHYYDSIRMGLLREEWAANE